The genomic window TCagaattatgattttttatcattattaatactaCTATTATATAACTCTTTCAGCATATGAtcattcaataatattaacaaacgacaatattaaattatatactataacatttttaatataaaaaaatcaagttTATAGCAAAGCTTTATTTGTTACCCTGACTTCACTGTACAAGGTCACGAACATAAACTGATTACTTTCTATTTATAGCAAACAGAAAAGCTTGTATGAGtacaataaagaatattttaactaCAGAATAGTTGGCACATAAACTAGCGTACGATCTTTTACGAagtctaaaagaaaattatattgtaatcgTTAGAATGCGAACGTGATGATTTATTTGTcaagtattttaaaatttgCGCTGAAAAATTGTCTAATTTTCtgcatttaaattttattcattaaagttggaagtaaatattaattactataaaaaattcaaatgtatTATTGTTATGGGAATATAGTTTACGtgcaatttttaattagtattattagtaaaaaaaatttattatacttgaaaaattcaaaattttaaattcaaattttgAAAACCGCGCTTTTACACGAGTCATTATCAGTTTCTTCCTGTCTGTTCCGTTATTGGCTATGCTGCAATTCTCGTTTGATTCTCTCTTTAGCaacatatatgtaagtatgtaataataattaaatcttcTGACATTCAattcattattcttttatagtACAGGGTACATTAAAAACTTGGCTATTtcatctataaatatattagatatacatatatgtatatatatatatatacacatcattTGGTACAATATACAAAGTTGTAACGATTCAGTTAGGTTATGACAAATATTATgagtttttctttaatattacgATAATATAGTTATTTAACTCCGTacatcgattaaatattatgaaatacaaTGACGAATTGATGTAACTGTTATCCTATAGTTTCCCTTAacgattcaaaaatatatcacaCACCTGTTTACACAGCTAAGTAAATAGTTATGGCGGCAATATTCAACtatagaagaaaatgtatcgacgaaaaaatgtatcttgtttattatgatttttacaatcatatttatttgaacGTAATCAGTTagatcttataaaaaaaatcacaaataaaatgatataattaaaatgaagttTTCGAATCATGgctaagaagaaatttttttgttctttactTCGAAAATAGAAGTCCTTTGTTAAAAATCATGTTGTgaaaatgtaagaaagaaaaataaggtcTTCGAAAACGAATGATCTCGATTGATTTCTAATAATGataaactatttattttaGAGTATCGAGGTTAACAATTGATAAAAGTTATgtaatctataaaattatcaGAACATACTATTTCTCGACCCTTGATACTTTAGGTAATCTTAAATTTAACATTCTAGTAGAGATACTTTTGGTCAACGGCGTCAGCCAATGAGTGACTCCCACGATGAATAGGAGATGCCATGCGTTAACAGTGATTCTACTACATAGAACGTTATAGTCAGACAGCATCGTATGCGTTGGCTCCATTCTGTTCACTTGATTCGCGTTCTTCAAACTTCTTCGTGTCCCTTATTCACTACGCGTCTTTTcccatatatctttttcttattacgaatatatactAGAAGTATATCttcctttataatttattcgaatcgTTCTTGATAAAAACGAATTATCTAGTGCGaatctttccttatttttttttttttgatcattcGCAGTTCCAGCTGTCTTGTCCAGTGTAATAGTCGAACGTGTAAAGTCGAAGATGAATGTCGTTACGGCGATACTTTTGGCGGTCACCTGTCTTAGCTACGCTATTGCAAATATTGATTTTGATGAAGGTGTATTGGTAATTAACAAAGACAATTTTGAATCTGCGATCCAAGATAATGAATTCATTCTTATCGAATTCTGTgagtattattctttttctttatctcgacTTCCTTCGTTTCGCGCTCTCAATTATTTGCATCTATGGCCTCCTGttgcttcttttattttattactcattatttaattatgttgAAACGTGTTTCGGAAATAGGACCAGATGTTTGATCTTTACACGTCATCACTCGCGTACCGTTTAACGGTAATTTTATTggtcatttattcgtaatCTTAATTGATAGTATTATAACATCtgtttatatttgaatatttatattcgttttattatgtGATAATAAACTCGTTTAATTATGTGAAATCTATCTTAGTTCTTtgcatagaaaaaatattaaaaaagtattgtGCAATGATTCAATATTTTTGCATTATTGCTTAGATGCACCATGGTGTGGACATTGTAAAGCATTGGCACCTGAATATGTAAAAGCAGCCAAGCAATTGGCTGATTCAGGTTCGGAAATTAAGTTAGCTAAAGTTGATGCGACTGTAGAAACTGAATTAGCAGAGAAACATGGTGTGAGGGGATATCCCACTCTTAAGTTTTTCCGTAAAGGAATTGCTATTGAATACAATGGTGGACGTTTAGCAGATGATATTGTAAATTGGCTTGTTAAAAAAACAGGACCTGTTGCTAAAGACTTACCTTCTGTAGAGAAAGCTAAAGCTTTTATTGATGAACATGAAGTTACAATAATTGGATTCTTCAAGGtttaaattatacttttttatttagatagtTATCTGTAATATACactacatttattattttatattatattaaggATTTAGAATCTGAAGCTGCTAAGGTATTCTTGGAAGTTGGAAATGCAGTTGATCATTACACGTTTGGTATCTCCAATGCTGATGaagtattaaaagaatatgaagCAGAAGATGGTactattatattgtttaagaaggtaatatatcatatatatgtgcgcgcgcgtgtatgtgtatgagtattttaaatattcgttatataatttattattgttttagtTTGATGAAGGCAAGGCTAAATTTACAGAAGAACCTACCTTCAAGAATATTCAAAACTTTATCAGTGTATATTCATTACCTTTAATTGTTGATTTTAACCAAGATACAGCTCAAAAGATATTTGGTGGTGACATTAAGAGTCATCTTTTAGTTTTTCTAAGCAAAAAAGATCGTAGTTTTGACaaattagttaaaaaaattgaGGAGCCTGCAAAGAAATTCCGTGGACAGGTAAAGAtaagaaactaaaaataatttatttacaaatatacaagcatttaaatatattattattaaaaatatataatttttatatgtacttaGGTTTTGTTTGTAACTATTGATTCGGATGAAGCTGATCATGAGCGAATCTTAGAATACTTTGGCATAAAGAATAAAGATGTTCCTGTTATGCGTCTTATTAAATTAGAAGGAGATATGATAAAATACAAGCCTGAAAATCCAGAAATAAGCAGTGAAAATGTTTTAGAATTTGTAAATGCTTTCATAGAAGGCAAGTTGAAGAGACATTTACTTACTGAGGATTTGCCTAAAGATTGGGATAAACATCCTGTTAAAGTTCTTGTTGGTACTAACTTCTATGAAGTTgcatttaataaagaaaaagacgttTTAGTTGAATTTTATGCTCCTTGGTGTGGACATTGCCAACAGCTTGCACCTATTTATGAAGaagtatgtattaatatatattaaatattgttaatacatatttttctatatatatatatatatggttatttataagattttattaaatataagaaatctGTTTTTATAGttaggaaagaaatataaagatagtGAATCTGTAGTGATAGCAAAAATGGATGCTACTGTGAATGAATTGGAAGATATAAAGATTATCAATTATCCGACTATTACCCTTtacaaaaaaggaacaaatgaggtatatttttatttttatttattcattgcaaaaaatagaaagttgCATGTTTAGTAATCTTTATATCATTCTAGGCTGTCGATTACAACGGCGAGAGGACACTCACGGAATTAGCTAAATTCATTGAATCTGGTGGTGTATATGATCAAGCTGCAAAAGAGGTCTGTGTGCGAAAAAacataaatctaaaataatatttttctgaagttttactatcatttatatattactatatatttattgtaggttcaggaagaagatga from Vespula vulgaris chromosome 13, iyVesVulg1.1, whole genome shotgun sequence includes these protein-coding regions:
- the LOC127068611 gene encoding protein disulfide-isomerase isoform X1; this encodes MRWLHSVHLIRVLQTSSCPLFTTRLFPYIFFLLRIYTRIPAVLSSVIVERVKSKMNVVTAILLAVTCLSYAIANIDFDEGVLVINKDNFESAIQDNEFILIEFYAPWCGHCKALAPEYVKAAKQLADSGSEIKLAKVDATVETELAEKHGVRGYPTLKFFRKGIAIEYNGGRLADDIVNWLVKKTGPVAKDLPSVEKAKAFIDEHEVTIIGFFKDLESEAAKVFLEVGNAVDHYTFGISNADEVLKEYEAEDGTIILFKKFDEGKAKFTEEPTFKNIQNFISVYSLPLIVDFNQDTAQKIFGGDIKSHLLVFLSKKDRSFDKLVKKIEEPAKKFRGQVLFVTIDSDEADHERILEYFGIKNKDVPVMRLIKLEGDMIKYKPENPEISSENVLEFVNAFIEGKLKRHLLTEDLPKDWDKHPVKVLVGTNFYEVAFNKEKDVLVEFYAPWCGHCQQLAPIYEELGKKYKDSESVVIAKMDATVNELEDIKIINYPTITLYKKGTNEAVDYNGERTLTELAKFIESGGVYDQAAKEVQEEDEDDDVPRKDEL
- the LOC127068611 gene encoding protein disulfide-isomerase isoform X2, which encodes MLQFSFDSLFSNIYVIPAVLSSVIVERVKSKMNVVTAILLAVTCLSYAIANIDFDEGVLVINKDNFESAIQDNEFILIEFYAPWCGHCKALAPEYVKAAKQLADSGSEIKLAKVDATVETELAEKHGVRGYPTLKFFRKGIAIEYNGGRLADDIVNWLVKKTGPVAKDLPSVEKAKAFIDEHEVTIIGFFKDLESEAAKVFLEVGNAVDHYTFGISNADEVLKEYEAEDGTIILFKKFDEGKAKFTEEPTFKNIQNFISVYSLPLIVDFNQDTAQKIFGGDIKSHLLVFLSKKDRSFDKLVKKIEEPAKKFRGQVLFVTIDSDEADHERILEYFGIKNKDVPVMRLIKLEGDMIKYKPENPEISSENVLEFVNAFIEGKLKRHLLTEDLPKDWDKHPVKVLVGTNFYEVAFNKEKDVLVEFYAPWCGHCQQLAPIYEELGKKYKDSESVVIAKMDATVNELEDIKIINYPTITLYKKGTNEAVDYNGERTLTELAKFIESGGVYDQAAKEVQEEDEDDDVPRKDEL
- the LOC127068611 gene encoding protein disulfide-isomerase isoform X3 is translated as MNVVTAILLAVTCLSYAIANIDFDEGVLVINKDNFESAIQDNEFILIEFYAPWCGHCKALAPEYVKAAKQLADSGSEIKLAKVDATVETELAEKHGVRGYPTLKFFRKGIAIEYNGGRLADDIVNWLVKKTGPVAKDLPSVEKAKAFIDEHEVTIIGFFKDLESEAAKVFLEVGNAVDHYTFGISNADEVLKEYEAEDGTIILFKKFDEGKAKFTEEPTFKNIQNFISVYSLPLIVDFNQDTAQKIFGGDIKSHLLVFLSKKDRSFDKLVKKIEEPAKKFRGQVLFVTIDSDEADHERILEYFGIKNKDVPVMRLIKLEGDMIKYKPENPEISSENVLEFVNAFIEGKLKRHLLTEDLPKDWDKHPVKVLVGTNFYEVAFNKEKDVLVEFYAPWCGHCQQLAPIYEELGKKYKDSESVVIAKMDATVNELEDIKIINYPTITLYKKGTNEAVDYNGERTLTELAKFIESGGVYDQAAKEVQEEDEDDDVPRKDEL